One genomic window of Bremerella sp. JC817 includes the following:
- the infC gene encoding translation initiation factor IF-3, protein MRNTSRERERDQNRDQTRINERIRVSPIRVISAEGEQLGVLPTDEAMSIAREAGLDLVEVAPGAKPPVCRIMDYGKYKYQQSKKQHKNQSHHTKTKEIRLRPKTGDHDIEFKVKQAIGFLKHKDKVQVSVQFKGREMAHVEEGHRVMAQVIELLSEVGKLESPPKQMGRRIMATVSPKAG, encoded by the coding sequence CTGCGTAATACGTCTCGCGAACGGGAACGCGATCAGAATCGCGACCAGACTCGAATCAACGAACGAATCCGCGTCAGCCCAATTCGAGTCATTTCTGCTGAAGGTGAACAGTTGGGCGTTCTGCCCACCGACGAAGCCATGTCCATTGCCCGAGAGGCGGGCCTGGATCTAGTCGAAGTTGCGCCCGGAGCCAAACCGCCGGTCTGCCGCATCATGGACTACGGCAAGTACAAGTACCAGCAAAGCAAGAAACAACATAAGAATCAGTCGCACCACACCAAGACCAAAGAAATTCGTCTCCGTCCGAAGACGGGCGATCACGATATCGAGTTCAAGGTCAAGCAAGCGATTGGCTTTCTGAAGCACAAAGATAAAGTCCAAGTCTCGGTGCAGTTCAAGGGTCGTGAAATGGCCCACGTCGAAGAAGGTCATCGCGTAATGGCCCAAGTGATTGAACTGCTGTCCGAAGTGGGGAAGCTTGAATCGCCTCCGAAGCAAATGGGTCGCCGCATCATGGCGACCGTTTCGCCGAAAGCAGGATAG
- the tkt gene encoding transketolase, translated as MSISTSSIEQLSINAIRTLSMDAVQQANSGHPGTPMALAPVVYTLWNKHLKYDPANPHWQSRDRFVLSCGHASMLLYSTLHVAGVKKADGASEPSITIDNIRNFRQLHSPCAGHPEVHEAAGIETTTGPLGQGVATSVGMAIAAKWQAARFDEMFDYDVYALCSDGDLMEGISSEAASVAGHLKLSNLCWVYDDNKITIEGDTDLAFTEDIPGRFRAMGWHVIEVADANDIEALDAAFTEFKTITDKPTLIVVHSIIAWGAPTKANTHGAHGAPLGDSEIEGTKAAYGWTYGKFEVPAEVYEHFNANLGARGAEAKSQWDASFAKYSKDNAEKAATWSSIISGELPAGWDAELPVFPADAKGIATRASGGKVLNAIAAKVPGLLGGSADLEPSTKTGLTFEGAGDFEAGTYCGRNFHFGIREHTMAAIGNGMALSGLRPYVSTFFVFSDYLRPSLRLSAIMKAPVIYIFTHDSIGVGEDGPTHQPVEHLSAIRAIPNVAVFRPGDSNEVSQCYKTVMELTDRPSVLVLTRQNLPTLDREKYACASGSARGAYVLADCDGTPEVLLMGTGSELSLVVEAYEKLTAEGVKARAISVPCLELFYEQDAAYQKEVMPCDVTARVAVEAGIRQSWDRLLGLKGEFVGMSSFGASAPAEELFPYFGITADHVVEAAKKSIGN; from the coding sequence ATGTCTATCTCCACAAGCAGTATCGAGCAATTGTCCATCAACGCCATCCGTACGTTGTCCATGGACGCCGTCCAGCAGGCGAACAGCGGGCACCCTGGCACGCCGATGGCCCTGGCACCAGTCGTCTACACCTTGTGGAACAAGCACCTGAAATACGATCCTGCCAATCCACACTGGCAGTCGCGTGACCGTTTCGTTCTTTCGTGCGGCCATGCTTCGATGCTGCTGTATAGCACCCTGCATGTCGCCGGCGTGAAGAAGGCGGACGGCGCGAGCGAACCTTCGATCACCATCGACAACATCCGTAACTTCCGTCAGTTGCACAGCCCATGTGCTGGTCACCCAGAAGTTCACGAAGCAGCCGGTATCGAAACCACCACGGGGCCTCTCGGTCAGGGCGTTGCCACGAGCGTTGGTATGGCGATCGCCGCCAAGTGGCAGGCCGCTCGTTTCGACGAAATGTTCGACTACGACGTCTACGCTTTGTGTAGCGACGGCGACCTGATGGAAGGAATCTCGTCGGAAGCTGCTTCGGTGGCTGGTCACTTGAAGCTGTCGAACCTGTGCTGGGTCTATGACGACAACAAGATCACCATCGAAGGCGACACTGACCTCGCTTTCACCGAAGACATCCCAGGCCGCTTCCGTGCCATGGGCTGGCACGTGATCGAAGTCGCCGATGCCAACGACATTGAAGCATTGGATGCGGCGTTCACCGAATTCAAGACAATCACCGACAAGCCAACCTTGATCGTCGTTCACAGCATCATCGCTTGGGGTGCTCCGACCAAAGCCAATACCCACGGTGCTCACGGGGCCCCACTGGGTGATTCCGAAATCGAAGGTACCAAGGCTGCTTACGGTTGGACCTATGGCAAGTTTGAAGTTCCTGCGGAAGTGTACGAACACTTCAATGCGAACCTCGGTGCCCGCGGTGCGGAAGCCAAGTCGCAGTGGGATGCCAGCTTTGCCAAGTACAGCAAAGACAACGCCGAAAAGGCCGCGACCTGGTCGTCGATCATCAGTGGCGAACTGCCAGCCGGTTGGGATGCCGAACTTCCAGTCTTCCCAGCGGATGCCAAGGGAATCGCGACCCGCGCATCGGGCGGTAAGGTTTTGAACGCCATTGCCGCAAAGGTTCCCGGCCTGTTGGGCGGTTCGGCCGACCTCGAGCCATCGACGAAGACGGGCCTCACCTTCGAGGGCGCAGGTGATTTTGAAGCTGGGACCTACTGCGGTCGTAACTTCCACTTCGGTATCCGCGAACATACCATGGCTGCCATCGGCAACGGCATGGCTCTGAGCGGTCTACGTCCTTACGTTTCGACCTTCTTCGTGTTCAGCGACTACCTGCGTCCATCGCTCCGTTTGTCGGCGATCATGAAGGCTCCGGTCATCTACATCTTCACGCACGACTCGATCGGTGTTGGTGAAGATGGTCCGACCCACCAACCAGTCGAGCACCTGTCGGCGATCCGTGCAATTCCAAATGTGGCCGTCTTCCGCCCTGGCGACTCGAACGAAGTGTCGCAGTGTTACAAGACCGTCATGGAACTGACCGATCGTCCTTCGGTATTGGTTCTGACTCGTCAGAATCTGCCGACTCTCGATCGCGAGAAGTACGCTTGTGCCAGTGGCTCGGCCCGTGGTGCCTATGTTCTGGCCGATTGCGATGGCACTCCGGAAGTGCTGCTGATGGGTACCGGTAGCGAATTGTCGCTGGTGGTCGAAGCTTACGAAAAGCTGACCGCAGAAGGCGTTAAGGCTCGTGCGATCAGCGTCCCTTGCTTGGAGCTGTTCTACGAGCAAGACGCCGCCTACCAGAAAGAAGTCATGCCTTGTGATGTGACTGCCCGTGTTGCTGTTGAAGCGGGAATTCGTCAGTCGTGGGATCGCCTGTTGGGCCTGAAGGGCGAGTTCGTCGGAATGAGCAGCTTTGGTGCCAGTGCTCCGGCTGAAGAGCTGTTCCCATACTTCGGTATCACCGCGGATCACGTGGTCGAAGCCGCGAAGAAGTCGATCGGCAACTAA
- the rplT gene encoding 50S ribosomal protein L20, which translates to MRTTYGKARHRSKKRLFKKARGNRGGRGNLLRTVKETLVRAGVYAYRDRKVRKREFRKLWIIRLNAAARERGLRYSEFINGLKKAGITLDRKVLSEMAIHDPGAFDAVTEEVKAALAA; encoded by the coding sequence ATGAGAACTACTTACGGCAAGGCTCGCCACCGTTCCAAGAAGCGTCTTTTTAAGAAGGCACGTGGTAATCGCGGTGGTCGTGGCAATTTGCTGCGTACCGTCAAGGAAACGCTGGTCCGAGCCGGCGTCTATGCTTATCGCGACCGTAAGGTCCGTAAGCGTGAATTCCGCAAGCTTTGGATTATCCGTCTCAATGCAGCTGCTCGCGAACGCGGTCTGCGTTACAGCGAATTCATCAACGGCCTGAAGAAGGCTGGCATCACCCTGGATCGCAAGGTTCTGTCCGAAATGGCGATTCACGATCCAGGCGCGTTCGATGCGGTGACCGAAGAAGTCAAGGCTGCCCTCGCCGCCTAA
- the thrS gene encoding threonine--tRNA ligase, with protein MLEVILPDGSKKEFDHAVTPMEVAADIGPGLAKATLAGEIDGKVVGFDTKLPEEGSVNLRLLTKKDEEALGVMRHSCAHIMARAVMRLFDGVQLAFGPTIDGGFYYDFDLEHKLSEEDFPAIEAEMKKIIKQDEPFERIERDRESSLQVVKDLGQKYKIEHIETGLKDHDSMSFYQQGEFIDLCRGPHIPRPKAIGAYKILSVAGAYWKGDSNNRQLQRLYATAFFSKEDLEAHLTKIEEAKRRDHRVLGKQLDLFSINPLVGQGLILWSPKGTIIRNLLTEFVGEQLKKFEYLPVVTPNIGKVDLYKISGHYPYYKDSQFAPIHQAEDEEYLLKPMNCPHHIMIYKSRPRSYRELPYRLSEFGTVYRYEQSGELNGMTRVRGFTQDDAHIFCTDEQVEDEFRKCIQMTQYVLSSLGLTDYRVRLGFRDPDNSKYVGKQAVWDAAEAALVRVCKNMGITATAEAGEAAFYGPKADFVVNDCLGREWQLGTVQLDYNLPSAERFDLEYIGPDNQPHRPVMIHRAPFGSLERFMGVLIEHFAGAFPLWLAPEQVRILVVSQKFEEYARKVEKELQLAGFRVSGDYRPEKIGAKIRAAQLELIPYMFIIGGREMEEESVAVRDRIDGDLGSMKIQEAIDKLKEEVKNRVVRQVFKGSAGLGTSAASSSDEY; from the coding sequence ATGCTCGAGGTCATTCTTCCCGACGGATCTAAAAAAGAATTCGATCACGCTGTTACCCCCATGGAGGTCGCCGCTGATATTGGACCAGGCCTGGCCAAAGCGACCCTGGCAGGGGAAATCGACGGCAAGGTCGTCGGCTTCGATACCAAGCTGCCTGAAGAAGGCAGTGTCAATCTGCGACTGCTAACCAAGAAGGACGAAGAGGCCCTCGGGGTGATGCGTCACAGCTGTGCCCATATCATGGCCCGCGCCGTGATGCGACTGTTCGATGGCGTTCAGTTGGCATTCGGACCAACCATCGACGGCGGCTTCTACTACGACTTCGATCTCGAGCATAAGCTCTCCGAAGAAGACTTCCCGGCGATCGAAGCCGAGATGAAGAAGATCATCAAGCAGGACGAACCTTTTGAACGGATCGAACGCGATCGCGAAAGTTCGCTGCAAGTGGTCAAAGATCTGGGCCAGAAATACAAGATCGAACATATTGAAACTGGCCTGAAAGATCACGACTCGATGTCGTTCTATCAGCAGGGCGAGTTCATTGACCTTTGCCGTGGCCCGCATATTCCGCGGCCGAAGGCGATTGGTGCTTACAAGATCTTGTCGGTTGCCGGCGCTTACTGGAAAGGCGATTCTAACAATCGTCAGCTCCAGCGTTTGTACGCAACCGCCTTCTTCAGCAAAGAAGACCTGGAAGCGCACCTTACTAAAATCGAAGAAGCCAAACGGCGCGATCATCGCGTCCTGGGTAAGCAGCTCGATCTGTTCTCGATTAATCCGCTCGTGGGGCAGGGTCTGATTTTATGGTCCCCCAAGGGAACCATCATCCGGAACCTGCTGACCGAGTTCGTCGGCGAGCAGTTGAAGAAGTTCGAGTACCTCCCGGTCGTGACCCCCAATATTGGCAAGGTCGATCTGTATAAGATCTCGGGACATTACCCGTACTACAAAGACAGCCAGTTCGCGCCGATTCATCAGGCCGAGGATGAAGAATACCTTCTCAAGCCGATGAACTGCCCGCACCACATCATGATCTACAAGTCGCGGCCTCGCAGCTATCGTGAGTTGCCGTACCGCTTGTCGGAATTCGGGACCGTTTATCGCTACGAGCAATCAGGCGAATTGAACGGCATGACCCGCGTGCGTGGCTTTACCCAGGACGACGCCCACATCTTCTGCACCGACGAGCAAGTCGAAGACGAGTTCCGCAAGTGCATCCAGATGACCCAGTACGTTCTCAGCAGCTTGGGTCTGACCGACTATCGTGTTCGTCTCGGTTTCCGTGACCCAGACAACTCGAAGTACGTCGGCAAACAGGCAGTCTGGGATGCGGCCGAAGCGGCTCTGGTTCGTGTTTGCAAGAACATGGGCATCACCGCCACTGCGGAAGCAGGCGAAGCCGCGTTTTACGGCCCGAAAGCCGACTTCGTGGTGAACGACTGCCTGGGACGTGAATGGCAACTGGGTACCGTTCAGCTCGACTACAACCTGCCGAGTGCCGAACGTTTCGATCTGGAATACATCGGCCCCGACAACCAGCCGCATCGCCCGGTGATGATCCATCGCGCTCCGTTTGGATCGCTGGAACGCTTCATGGGCGTGCTGATCGAGCACTTCGCCGGCGCCTTCCCACTGTGGTTAGCTCCGGAACAGGTTCGTATCCTGGTGGTCAGCCAGAAGTTCGAAGAGTATGCCCGCAAGGTCGAAAAAGAACTGCAACTGGCCGGCTTCCGCGTCAGTGGCGACTATCGCCCGGAAAAGATCGGAGCCAAGATCCGAGCCGCCCAATTGGAGCTGATCCCCTACATGTTCATCATCGGGGGACGCGAAATGGAAGAAGAATCGGTGGCGGTTCGTGACCGAATCGATGGCGACTTGGGTTCCATGAAGATCCAAGAGGCAATTGATAAGCTAAAAGAAGAAGTCAAGAACCGTGTCGTGCGACAAGTGTTCAAGGGTTCGGCCGGCCTGGGGACCTCCGCCGCGTCGAGTAGCGACGAATACTAG
- the bcp gene encoding thioredoxin-dependent thiol peroxidase, protein MADWVEAGEKAPAFTLTADDGSKVKLADLKGSIVVLYFYPKDDTPGCTKEACAFRDQKIELAKYGVKLLGVSPDDKESHGKFRDKYQLNFPLLVDKDHKLAEKYGAWREKNMYGKVTMGIQRSTFLIDTEGKVAKVWKRVSVDGHDAKVLEEVAKLAG, encoded by the coding sequence ATGGCAGACTGGGTTGAAGCAGGTGAAAAAGCCCCCGCTTTTACATTGACAGCTGACGACGGCAGCAAGGTTAAATTAGCGGACCTGAAGGGATCGATCGTCGTGCTCTATTTCTATCCCAAGGACGATACCCCAGGCTGCACCAAAGAAGCCTGCGCGTTTCGGGACCAAAAGATCGAGCTGGCAAAGTACGGCGTTAAGCTGCTTGGGGTAAGCCCCGACGACAAGGAAAGCCACGGCAAATTCCGCGACAAGTATCAGCTCAACTTCCCCTTGTTGGTCGACAAAGACCACAAGTTGGCCGAGAAGTATGGTGCCTGGCGAGAAAAGAACATGTACGGGAAGGTGACAATGGGTATTCAACGCAGCACCTTCCTGATCGACACGGAAGGGAAGGTGGCCAAGGTCTGGAAACGCGTCAGCGTTGACGGCCACGATGCCAAGGTCCTGGAAGAAGTCGCCAAGCTGGCCGGCTAG
- the pheS gene encoding phenylalanine--tRNA ligase subunit alpha → MSLNDFIKQLDDLVEAASHRFEEAIKQVDSQILEDTRVEYLGAKSGKLKEAQKGLGKVSKEDKPVAGKRFNEVKTRLEELFQSAADTITGGSSSKGKSEAIDVTLPGKRPRLGHIHPITQTIDELKDIMGRLGFSAVEGPEIEDDWHNFEALNIPLEHPARDPLDNFYLNVAAAGTGGGNQLLRSQTSTVQIRVMENTKPPIRIVSLGRVYRPDEIDATHYAMFHQIEGLLVDTNVTMADLKYVLRLFASSYLGGDVEIRFRPSFFPFTEPSVEVDMRWQDTWLEFGGAGMVDPNVLKAVGYDPEEVTGFAFGLGVERLCMRRHGINDIRYLYDSNTKFLAQF, encoded by the coding sequence ATGTCACTCAACGATTTCATCAAACAGTTGGACGATCTGGTCGAAGCCGCTTCGCATCGCTTCGAAGAAGCCATCAAACAGGTCGACTCCCAGATTCTGGAAGACACCCGCGTCGAGTACCTCGGGGCGAAGAGCGGAAAGCTCAAAGAAGCGCAGAAGGGGCTCGGCAAGGTCTCGAAAGAAGACAAGCCAGTCGCCGGCAAACGCTTCAATGAAGTGAAGACCCGCCTGGAAGAGCTCTTCCAATCGGCCGCCGACACCATCACCGGTGGCAGCAGCAGTAAGGGGAAGTCGGAAGCGATTGACGTGACCCTGCCTGGCAAGCGGCCGCGCCTGGGGCATATTCACCCGATCACCCAGACGATCGACGAGCTGAAAGACATCATGGGCCGACTCGGTTTCTCGGCTGTGGAAGGCCCTGAAATCGAAGACGACTGGCACAACTTCGAAGCGCTCAACATTCCGCTCGAACACCCTGCCCGCGATCCGCTGGACAACTTCTACCTGAACGTTGCCGCGGCTGGCACCGGAGGTGGCAACCAACTGCTGCGAAGCCAGACCTCGACCGTGCAGATCCGCGTGATGGAGAATACCAAGCCTCCGATCCGCATCGTTTCGCTCGGACGCGTTTATCGTCCTGACGAAATCGACGCCACGCACTATGCCATGTTCCATCAGATCGAAGGCCTGCTGGTCGATACCAACGTGACCATGGCCGACCTGAAATACGTGCTGCGATTGTTCGCTTCGAGCTACCTTGGTGGCGACGTCGAGATTCGCTTCCGTCCTTCGTTCTTCCCGTTCACCGAACCGAGCGTGGAAGTCGACATGCGTTGGCAAGATACCTGGCTTGAGTTCGGCGGAGCCGGCATGGTCGACCCGAACGTCCTCAAAGCGGTTGGCTACGATCCCGAAGAAGTAACCGGGTTTGCCTTCGGGCTGGGTGTCGAACGGCTTTGCATGCGTCGCCATGGCATCAACGACATTCGCTACTTGTACGACAGCAATACGAAGTTCCTGGCACAGTTCTAA
- the rpmI gene encoding 50S ribosomal protein L35, with product MMPKMKTHKGTKKRFRITGNGKIKHRQCGTSHLANRMSHKRKRKLRGTTVLAEAESVALRLALGKYSY from the coding sequence ATTATGCCTAAGATGAAGACCCACAAGGGTACAAAAAAGCGTTTCCGCATCACCGGAAACGGCAAAATCAAGCACCGTCAGTGCGGAACGAGCCACTTGGCAAACCGCATGAGCCACAAGCGGAAGCGTAAACTCCGCGGTACGACCGTTCTGGCGGAAGCCGAATCGGTGGCTCTGCGTTTGGCTTTGGGCAAGTACAGCTACTAA
- a CDS encoding SlyX family protein: MPEERLVERITTLEEKHAHLERVVADLNEVILDQQRRLERMEAYMSRTVERIDHLHAALDTPRSASEERPPHY; encoded by the coding sequence ATGCCAGAAGAAAGACTTGTCGAAAGAATTACGACGCTTGAAGAAAAACATGCCCATCTCGAGCGGGTCGTGGCCGACTTGAACGAGGTTATCCTCGATCAACAGCGGCGACTGGAACGAATGGAAGCGTACATGTCGCGGACGGTCGAGCGTATCGATCATCTACATGCAGCCCTCGATACGCCACGCTCGGCTTCGGAAGAACGCCCGCCCCATTATTAA
- a CDS encoding glycosyltransferase family 4 protein, translating to MSQTPSSTDRLTIAYITAGGAGMFCGSCMRDNTVARAMHHLGQDVHLIPMYTPIRVDEEDVSEKTLFYGGINVYMEQTVPGYRFLPAWLTRWLDQEWIIRWATSRGIETDAKQLGALTLSVLKGKDGNQRKEAQRLAKWVANDLKPQIINFSNMMIAGTAPLLKEKVGCPIVATLQGDDIFMDELPEPYRTQCFQQIRELVPHIDRFIVFSEYYADYMAEYFGIPREKFCLVPLGIDLSDLPTPSSGKDYTKRPPTIGYLARMAPEKGLHLLIDAFLHLRTIEGMQDVQLKVAGWAGKQQEAYVNEQMEKLEQAGHRDGCEYLGTVDRASKLTFLQSIDVLSVPTTYRDPKGLFVLEALAAGVPVVQPEHGAFPELIRATGGGHLVPPHDPIALAEKLAHVLTDREAARQLGADAAESVRTRFNSEQAARETVEIYRSLVS from the coding sequence ATGTCGCAAACACCAAGTTCCACCGATCGCCTGACGATCGCCTATATCACTGCCGGCGGAGCAGGCATGTTCTGCGGTAGTTGCATGCGCGACAATACCGTGGCTCGAGCGATGCACCATCTGGGGCAAGATGTGCATCTGATTCCGATGTATACACCCATTCGCGTCGACGAAGAAGACGTCAGCGAGAAAACGCTCTTCTATGGCGGCATCAATGTCTATATGGAGCAAACCGTTCCAGGCTATCGCTTTCTGCCTGCCTGGCTGACCCGCTGGCTCGATCAGGAATGGATCATTCGCTGGGCGACGTCGCGTGGTATCGAGACCGACGCCAAGCAACTCGGAGCTTTGACGCTCTCGGTTCTCAAGGGGAAAGACGGTAACCAGCGAAAGGAAGCCCAGCGGCTGGCGAAGTGGGTGGCCAACGACCTGAAGCCGCAGATCATCAACTTCAGCAACATGATGATCGCTGGGACCGCTCCGCTGCTGAAGGAAAAGGTCGGCTGCCCGATCGTGGCGACCCTGCAGGGGGATGACATCTTTATGGACGAGCTGCCTGAACCGTATCGAACCCAATGTTTCCAGCAGATTCGCGAGCTGGTTCCGCATATCGACCGGTTTATCGTCTTCAGCGAGTACTACGCCGATTACATGGCCGAGTATTTCGGCATCCCGCGCGAAAAGTTCTGCCTGGTACCGCTTGGGATCGATCTGTCTGACCTCCCCACCCCTTCCTCAGGGAAAGATTACACAAAGCGGCCCCCGACGATTGGCTATCTGGCCCGGATGGCTCCCGAGAAAGGACTGCATCTATTGATCGATGCGTTTCTGCATTTGCGGACCATCGAAGGCATGCAAGATGTGCAATTGAAGGTCGCTGGTTGGGCCGGCAAGCAGCAAGAGGCCTATGTCAACGAGCAGATGGAGAAGTTGGAACAGGCCGGCCATCGTGATGGCTGCGAGTACCTCGGCACCGTCGACCGAGCGAGCAAGTTGACGTTCCTGCAGTCGATCGATGTTCTGTCGGTGCCGACAACTTATCGTGATCCGAAAGGTTTGTTCGTCTTGGAAGCACTCGCCGCCGGGGTTCCGGTGGTTCAGCCAGAGCACGGGGCATTTCCCGAATTGATTCGAGCCACCGGAGGGGGACACCTGGTTCCACCTCATGATCCGATTGCCTTAGCCGAGAAGCTAGCACACGTCCTTACAGATCGCGAGGCAGCTCGGCAGTTGGGAGCAGACGCAGCGGAATCAGTCCGCACGCGATTTAATTCAGAGCAGGCGGCGCGAGAGACCGTCGAGATCTATCGCTCGCTAGTGAGCTAA
- a CDS encoding glycosyltransferase: MRSSVIITTHNRPYYLDKVLYGFMHQTEKPHEVVIADDGSSDNTPEIIEKYRQQADFPILHAWHPFGGVPQISKSRNNATRAATGDYLIYTDGDCIPGPQFVADHQRIARPGHFVQGRRNFLQYKGFDTFKGTETSWELARAWMKGHLTKLHLTIRIPGFATRSNTTHGVRSCNLAVWKSDVANINGWNEAFVGFWREDSEFVTRLMRSGVKRLNAVYSAVVFHMEHEKFFIEADFDRNNALWEASKIGPVFIEKGMMPPPRPTAISLQQPQAKSQAKAA; this comes from the coding sequence ATGCGATCTTCGGTCATCATCACCACTCACAATCGGCCCTATTATCTCGATAAGGTCCTGTACGGCTTCATGCACCAAACTGAGAAGCCGCATGAAGTTGTCATTGCCGATGATGGCTCGTCCGACAATACGCCTGAGATCATCGAGAAGTACCGGCAGCAAGCCGATTTCCCGATCCTGCATGCCTGGCATCCCTTTGGCGGCGTGCCTCAAATCAGCAAGTCCCGCAACAACGCCACGCGCGCAGCAACCGGCGACTATCTGATCTATACCGATGGCGACTGCATCCCCGGCCCACAATTCGTGGCCGATCATCAGCGGATCGCTCGCCCTGGGCACTTCGTCCAAGGTCGCCGAAACTTCCTGCAGTACAAAGGCTTCGATACCTTCAAGGGAACGGAAACAAGCTGGGAGCTGGCAAGGGCCTGGATGAAGGGTCACCTGACCAAGCTACATCTCACGATTCGCATCCCAGGCTTTGCCACGCGAAGCAACACCACTCACGGCGTGCGATCGTGCAACCTGGCGGTCTGGAAGAGCGATGTGGCCAACATCAACGGCTGGAACGAAGCATTCGTGGGGTTCTGGCGAGAAGATAGCGAGTTCGTGACACGGCTGATGCGAAGCGGCGTGAAACGCCTGAACGCGGTTTACTCGGCGGTAGTTTTCCACATGGAACACGAGAAGTTCTTCATCGAAGCCGACTTCGATCGCAACAACGCTTTATGGGAAGCCTCGAAGATAGGTCCCGTCTTTATCGAAAAAGGGATGATGCCGCCCCCTCGGCCGACTGCCATCTCGTTGCAGCAGCCTCAGGCTAAGAGCCAAGCCAAAGCGGCTTAG